CCTGCGCCGTCTGCTTGCGGGCCTGGCTGCGCTCCGGCGGACGCGTCGGCCGGTGGCTGGGCGGATTTGTACATCTCTTCCGCCAGCTTGTGCGAAGCATGCGTCAGCTTCTCGCGCGCCGAGTTCATGATCGCCGGGTCCGTGCCTTCCAGGGCTTTCTTGGCGTCCGCAATGGCGGTTTCCACGTTGGCCTTGTCCTCCGCGGAGATCTTGTCGCCATGCTCTTTGAGCATCTTTTCCACGTTGTAAACAAAACCATCGAGCTGGTTGCGGGCTTCAATCTCTTCCCGCTTGGTCTTGTCTTCGGTGGCGTGGGCTTCGGCCTCCTTGGCCATCTTTTCCACTTCTTCTTTGCTTAGACCGGAAGAGGACGTAATGGTGATCTTCTGGTCCTTGTTGGTGGCGCGATCTTTGGCCGTGACGTTCAAGATGCCGTTGGCGTCAATGTCAAAGGTGACCTCAATCTGCGGCACGCCACGCGGAGCCGGCGGGATGCCGCTCAGGTGGAACTTGCCCAGAGTACGGTCGTCTTTGGCCAGAGGCCGCTCGCCCTGCAACACGTGGACTTCCACCGACGTCTGGCTGTCCGCCGCGGTGGAGAACACCTCCGTCTTGCGCGTGGGGATGGTGGTGTTGCGCGGGATCATCGGCGTGGCCACGCCGCCCAGGGTTTCAATCGCCAGGGTCAGCGGAGTCACGTCCAGCAGCAACAGATCTTTCACGTCGCCGGCCAGCACGCCCGCCTGGACGGCCGCGCCCACGGCGACCACTTCGTCCGGGTTCACGCCTTTGTTGGGCTCTTTGCCGAACAGCTCTTTCACCAGCGCCTGTATGCGCGGCATGCGGGTCTGCCCGCCAACCAGCACCACTTCATCAATCTTGCTGGCATCCACGCCGGCGTCTTTCAAGGCCTGCTTGCAGGGTCCAACCGAGCGTTGGATGATGTCTTCCACCATCTGCTCGAGCTTGGCGCGCGTCAGCTTCTTCACCAGGTGCTTGGGACCGGTGGCGTCGGCGGTGATGAACGGGAGGTTCACTTCCGTTTCCATGGTGGTCGAAAGCTCGATCTTGGCTTTTTCCGCGGCGTCACGCAGCCGCTGCAAGGCCATCTCATTGCCCTTGGAGCGCAGGTCAAGCGATTCATCTTTCTTGAACTCATCCACCAGCCATTCCACAATGCGCTGGTCAATGTTGTCGCCGCCCAGGTGCGTGTCGCCGTTGGTGGACTTAACTTCCGTCACACCTTCGCCGACTTCGAGAACGGAGATATCAAACGTGCCGCCGCCGAAGTCGTACACGGCGATGGTTTCGTCCTTCTTCTTGTCCAAACCGTAGGCCAGCGCGGCCGCGGTTGGCTCGTTCACAATGCGCTTTACGTCCAAACCGGCAATCTTGCCGGCGTCTTTGGTGGCCTGGCGCTGCGCGTCATTGAAATACGCGGGAACGGTGATCACCGCTTCGGTGACGGGCTGGCCGAGATAGTCTTCCGCAGCCTTCTTGAGCTTCTGCAGGATCATGGCCGAAATCTGCGGAGGCGTGTTCTCCTTGCCCTGCGCCAGAACGGCCACGTGGTCGCCCTGCCGGACGACTTTGTAAGGCACCATCTTCATTTCTTCACTGACTTCATCAAACCGGCGTCCCATGAACCGCTTGATGGAATACACCGTGTTCTCAGGATTGGTGATGGCCTGGCGCTTGGCCACCTGGCCTACCAGACGCTCGCCGGACTTGGTGAAAGCTACCACCGAAGGCGTGGTGCGTCCGCCTTCCTCGTTGGCGATCACTTTCGGCTCGCCGCCTTCCATCACGGCGACCACCGAGTTGGTGGTCCCCAGATCAATTCCGATAATTTTTCCCATGGCTTAACTCTCCTGAATCGTTATAAGTGCTTTAAAACAATAGACTAAAATATAATGCCGCTACCATTATTATAGTTGAGTGACTTATTGTCAAGTGATTAGATGCGGGGTTACCAGAGGCCGATTCGGGCATTTCTGAGAAGAAATGGCGTCAAGAAGTAGATGCGGAGCGAAGAACCGTTAGCGGTGTCCCTGGCGGGACTTACTGCAACTTGATTTCTTTGCCGTCTCCCTGTTGGGCCGCACCGGCAACGCTTCCACCGCCCGTGTCTTCCATCATCACCGGTTTTCTGGCGCTTCCGGCGGGCTCGGGGTATTGCGGCAGCACTTCCCGCAGCGCCCATTCAATGCGGTCCACGGATTCCTTCATGTGCTGCAGTTGCATGGGGTCAAGGCTGCAGTTCTGGTGCTGCGAACCCCAAAACTTGATGACCTGCAGGGCATTGCGGATGTGATGATTGAGTTCCGCAATCGTTCTCATCCGTTCGCGCATCAGCTCATGCCGGTTCTTCACGTTCCTGGCGAACTGGTAGAACAAGAGCCCGGCGATAGTTCCCGTGATCACGTCGCTGATGATGATCAGGCTCCAGCGGGAAAAGCCTTCCTGGCTGAGAAATGCATCCTGGAGAACGCCTAGCCCGAACGCGAAAATGCCGATGAGCACGGCAATCCAGCCGGCATGTCGGGTCCAAAACGACTCAAACTGGACATTGTCCTTTGGCACAGTCGCCATTGTAGCCCTTTGGCCATATTCGCAACATTAAGTTTTTTCCCAAATTTCGCCCAATTCGCGGCCGTCGTTCTGCTGTCCGCGCTTGAATAACCAAGGGTTAGGTCAATTAAGACTTTTGGGTATGCCTGGGTGTTCCACCGCTAAACTATTCCACCGTAACAGACTTAGCCAGGTTGCGCGGCTGGTCCACGTCACACCCGCGACGCACCGCAATGTGGTATGCCAGCAGTTGCAGCGGCACCACCTCCAGGATGGGCAACAGCAACTCCGGCGCTTGCGGGACGTACAGCACGTGGTCCACGGACTCCTTGATCTCCTCGTCGCCCTCGGTGGCCACGGCGATCACCTGGCCTTCGCGGGCTTTGACTTCCTTCACGTTGGACATGGTCTTCTCATAGCGCTGGACCGACAGCGGATCATTGGGGTCGGCCGTGGCGATCACCACCACCGGCAGGTTCTCATCAATCAGCGCGTTCGGGCCATGCTTCATCTCGCCCGCGGGATAGCCTTCCGCGTGGATGTAGGAGATTTCTTTCAGCTTCAGCGCGCCTTCCAGCGCGATGGGATAGT
The Terriglobia bacterium genome window above contains:
- the dnaK gene encoding molecular chaperone DnaK; protein product: MGKIIGIDLGTTNSVVAVMEGGEPKVIANEEGGRTTPSVVAFTKSGERLVGQVAKRQAITNPENTVYSIKRFMGRRFDEVSEEMKMVPYKVVRQGDHVAVLAQGKENTPPQISAMILQKLKKAAEDYLGQPVTEAVITVPAYFNDAQRQATKDAGKIAGLDVKRIVNEPTAAALAYGLDKKKDETIAVYDFGGGTFDISVLEVGEGVTEVKSTNGDTHLGGDNIDQRIVEWLVDEFKKDESLDLRSKGNEMALQRLRDAAEKAKIELSTTMETEVNLPFITADATGPKHLVKKLTRAKLEQMVEDIIQRSVGPCKQALKDAGVDASKIDEVVLVGGQTRMPRIQALVKELFGKEPNKGVNPDEVVAVGAAVQAGVLAGDVKDLLLLDVTPLTLAIETLGGVATPMIPRNTTIPTRKTEVFSTAADSQTSVEVHVLQGERPLAKDDRTLGKFHLSGIPPAPRGVPQIEVTFDIDANGILNVTAKDRATNKDQKITITSSSGLSKEEVEKMAKEAEAHATEDKTKREEIEARNQLDGFVYNVEKMLKEHGDKISAEDKANVETAIADAKKALEGTDPAIMNSAREKLTHASHKLAEEMYKSAQPPADASAGAQPGPQADGAGAQEKKKDEGVIDAEYVDVEEKK